A region of Streptomyces paludis DNA encodes the following proteins:
- a CDS encoding DHA2 family efflux MFS transporter permease subunit has protein sequence MEIRLASGRGRWVVFTTVLGSSMALLDSTVVNVALPHIGASLNADLAVLQWTVNAYMLTLAGLILLGGALGDRYGRRRVFVVGVVWFAAGSLLCGVAPGAAVLIVARAVQGVGGALLVPGSLAIIQASFHPDDRARAVGLWSGLGGVGAAVGPFLGGWLVDGPGWRWVFLINVPLAALCVPVALRHVPETRDPAAHGRFDALGAGLGAVALALVTYALIGRVWWAGLLGVLVAVGFVRVERRRPDPMLPLSIFRSRLFTSVNLVTLCVYAAFGGFFFLAALQLQVVVGYSALGAGAALLPTTVLMLLLSARSGALAERIGPRIPLTVGPLLCAAGMLLMLRVGEHATYLTDVLPALVVMGAGMVSLVAPLTATVLGSVDTARAGLASGINNAAARAAGLLAVAALPLLAGMGPEAYRSAAEFGATFRRAMPMCAGVLVLGALIAWTTVRTPAGAPGETPVRAPAEVPAVAEGTASVRPECRVHCGLTAPPLEPRTTAGRAGGVGGDGSDGGGG, from the coding sequence ATGGAGATCAGGCTGGCCTCGGGGCGGGGGCGCTGGGTGGTTTTCACCACGGTCCTCGGGTCGAGCATGGCGTTGCTGGACTCGACCGTGGTCAATGTGGCGCTGCCGCACATCGGGGCGTCGCTCAACGCGGATCTGGCCGTGCTCCAGTGGACCGTGAACGCCTACATGCTGACGCTGGCCGGGCTGATTCTGCTCGGCGGGGCGCTGGGGGACCGCTACGGGCGGCGGCGGGTGTTCGTGGTGGGGGTGGTGTGGTTCGCGGCGGGGTCGCTGCTGTGCGGGGTGGCGCCCGGGGCGGCGGTGCTGATCGTGGCCCGCGCCGTGCAGGGGGTGGGCGGGGCGCTGCTGGTGCCGGGGTCGCTGGCGATCATTCAGGCGAGCTTCCACCCGGACGACCGGGCGCGGGCCGTCGGGCTCTGGTCGGGGCTCGGCGGGGTCGGGGCGGCCGTCGGGCCGTTCCTGGGCGGCTGGCTGGTCGACGGGCCCGGCTGGCGGTGGGTGTTCCTGATCAATGTGCCGCTGGCCGCGCTGTGTGTGCCGGTGGCGCTGCGGCACGTACCGGAGACCAGGGACCCGGCGGCGCACGGTCGGTTCGACGCGCTGGGAGCCGGGCTGGGGGCGGTGGCGCTGGCGCTCGTCACGTACGCGCTCATCGGGCGGGTGTGGTGGGCGGGGCTGCTGGGCGTGCTGGTGGCGGTCGGTTTCGTACGGGTGGAACGGCGTCGGCCGGATCCGATGCTGCCGCTGTCGATCTTCCGGTCCCGGCTGTTCACCTCGGTCAATCTGGTCACGCTCTGCGTGTACGCGGCGTTCGGCGGGTTCTTCTTCCTCGCCGCGCTCCAGCTCCAGGTCGTCGTGGGCTACTCGGCGCTCGGCGCGGGCGCGGCGCTGCTGCCGACGACGGTGCTGATGCTGCTGCTGTCCGCGCGGTCCGGCGCGCTGGCCGAGCGCATCGGGCCGCGTATCCCGCTGACCGTCGGCCCGCTGCTGTGCGCCGCCGGGATGCTGCTGATGCTGCGCGTGGGCGAGCACGCCACGTATCTCACGGATGTGCTGCCCGCGCTGGTGGTCATGGGGGCGGGGATGGTCTCGCTGGTCGCGCCGCTGACGGCGACCGTGCTCGGCTCCGTGGACACCGCGCGCGCCGGGCTGGCCAGCGGCATCAACAACGCCGCCGCCCGCGCGGCCGGGCTGCTCGCGGTGGCCGCGCTGCCGCTGCTGGCGGGCATGGGCCCGGAGGCGTACCGCTCGGCGGCGGAGTTCGGCGCCACGTTCCGGCGGGCGATGCCGATGTGCGCGGGGGTGCTGGTGCTGGGCGCGCTGATCGCCTGGACGACGGTACGTACCCCGGCCGGGGCGCCGGGTGAGACCCCCGTCCGGGCGCCGGCCGAGGTCCCGGCCGTAGCGGAAGGTACGGCGTCGGTCCGGCCCGAGTGCCGCGTCCACTGCGGGCTGACGGCGCCGCCGCTGGAGCCGAGGACCACCGCGGGCCGCGCCGGGGGCGTTGGGGGAGACGGAAGCGACGGGGGCGGCGGGTGA
- a CDS encoding DUF3151 domain-containing protein gives MAMHENLLGGPPPTQLPDDPKPRELLANGTPPAEVAAEYPTSSLAWAQLADGAFEGGRVVESYAYARTGYHRGLDSLRRSGWKGHGPVPWEHEPNRGFLRALHALARAAQAIGEEAEYERCATFLRDSSPLAADTLG, from the coding sequence ATGGCCATGCATGAAAACCTCCTGGGGGGACCTCCCCCCACTCAGCTGCCCGATGACCCCAAGCCCCGTGAGCTGCTCGCGAACGGTACGCCGCCCGCCGAGGTCGCCGCGGAGTATCCGACCTCCTCGCTCGCCTGGGCACAGCTCGCCGATGGCGCGTTCGAGGGCGGGCGGGTCGTCGAGTCGTACGCGTACGCGCGGACCGGATACCACCGCGGGCTCGACTCGTTGCGGCGCAGCGGCTGGAAGGGACACGGGCCCGTGCCGTGGGAGCACGAGCCGAACCGGGGCTTCCTGCGCGCGCTGCACGCGCTCGCCCGGGCCGCGCAGGCGATCGGTGAGGAGGCGGAGTACGAGCGCTGCGCGACGTTCCTGCGCGATTCCTCGCCGCTGGCGGCCGACACCCTCGGCTGA
- a CDS encoding DUF3152 domain-containing protein codes for MGQRAVTLQGRRRRRPSAPLAVVGLVVATAVIGGGVALASWRDSGGAGSAAGGTGADAAPGAVVPAPGAGAPAASAPASPSVEPLPTPTPTPTPTPTPTPTPTPTSVPVSGPGTFTTARAQGDRTGSGPLRRYLVQVEDGIDVSAAGAAEEIQQILAHPQGWAAHGRGSFQLVSQEAAADFIIRIATPTTADNLCAKEGLNTRGELNCETTEGVVVNLRRWMLGSPKFDGPPSEYRHLIINHEVGHEIGIRQHMGCGGPGKLAPVMMQQIKGLDGCRSNAWPYDKDGEFIEGPIV; via the coding sequence GTGGGCCAGCGTGCTGTCACCCTCCAAGGCCGCCGTCGGCGTCGGCCCTCCGCGCCGCTGGCGGTGGTCGGGCTGGTGGTGGCCACCGCGGTGATAGGCGGCGGCGTCGCCCTCGCCTCCTGGCGGGACAGCGGGGGTGCCGGGAGCGCGGCTGGTGGTACGGGCGCCGATGCCGCTCCCGGGGCCGTCGTTCCGGCCCCCGGCGCGGGGGCGCCCGCGGCCTCGGCGCCGGCCTCGCCCTCCGTGGAGCCGCTGCCCACGCCCACTCCTACCCCGACCCCCACCCCCACGCCGACGCCCACCCCGACCCCCACCAGCGTTCCCGTCTCCGGGCCCGGCACCTTCACCACCGCGCGGGCGCAGGGCGACCGGACCGGCTCCGGGCCGCTGCGCCGCTACCTCGTACAGGTCGAGGACGGGATCGATGTCTCGGCCGCCGGGGCCGCCGAGGAGATCCAGCAGATCCTGGCCCATCCGCAGGGCTGGGCCGCGCACGGCCGGGGCTCCTTCCAGCTGGTCTCCCAGGAGGCCGCCGCCGACTTCATCATCCGGATCGCCACCCCCACCACCGCCGACAACCTCTGCGCCAAGGAGGGCCTCAACACCCGCGGTGAGCTGAACTGCGAGACCACCGAGGGCGTCGTGGTCAATCTGCGGCGCTGGATGCTCGGATCGCCGAAGTTCGACGGACCGCCGTCGGAGTACCGGCACCTGATCATCAACCACGAGGTCGGGCACGAGATCGGTATCCGCCAGCACATGGGCTGCGGCGGCCCCGGCAAGCTCGCGCCCGTAATGATGCAGCAGATCAAGGGCCTCGACGGGTGCCGGTCCAACGCGTGGCCGTACGACAAGGACGGGGAGTTCATCGAGGGTCCGATCGTCTGA